The Atribacter laminatus genome contains the following window.
GGATGCAATTGAGGTTCTCCAAATTTTTATCGAAAAATTCCCTCGAACCCAACTAGCCTACTTATATCGTTATTGGATTGCCAAAACTGAAGAAGAAAGCAAAAAATACCAAGAGTCTTTAAAATTATTACAAAAAATTGCCTCGGAATATCCATCAGATATCAGTGATCCTTATAATATCCGTCAACAAGCGATGGAAGACATAGCTCTCCATCAGGAATACTACTTTGGAAACTATCCAGCCGCCATTGAGAGTTATTTAATGATTTTAACCCAATACCCCGCTTATGAAGAGAAATCGAGAATTCTACTACAAGTTGCTAACTGTTATGAAAAAACAGATCAATTCGATAAAGCCATGGAATCTTATCAGAAAATTCGCTTTCAAGAAACCGATCCGTATTATCTTGATCTTGCTGAGTTGAGGATTGAGTATTTGCAGTCCGATCCAACCTGGGCAAGAAAAAATGCAGCTATTTTAATCAAAGAGCTTCGAGATGCTTTTGAAAAAAAAGATCTTAAAACTATCGAAAGTTTAGCTAAAAAAGGCGATTTTTGGACTGGACAAATGTTCAGCGAATTTGATATTGTGAGTTTTTCTCAAATTGTTCAATATTTTTCAACCTATTTAACTCAATCTCCTCTCCAAGTTCACCCCGCTCAAAAAAGAGAAAATGAGTATATTCTTAAAATTACTTCATGGGGCGATCCTGACTTTTCAACTCTTTATCTCTATATTGTAAAGGGCATTTACGGATGGGAATGGAGTAAAATCGTCCTGTCCAATCCCGAAATCGAGTGTCAGGCAAACAATTTCGGTGACACATAATATGAAATAAATTTGATATTATTCATTTTTTTTGTAAAATAGAAGGAGTTACATAAAGTCAGCTTGTTATAATGGAATACATATCGATTCAATATTGATATATAAGCCCTCGTAACACCAAGCTGAATCCTCCTCAAGCTGGAGGAGTTGGATGAAACAATTCCTCTGGGGGGAGGTTTCATGCCACCTTCAGATTAAAAAAGGTTATTTAATATGAATATATTGTTCTATTCTACAATATATATAATCAATGAGGTGATTTTGTGCAAAAACGAGAAGCCTTAAAAAAAAGGACAACTCTTGAAACCGATATTGAAATATATATTCATCTCGATGGTCATCAGCAAATCAACTTTGACCTTCCAATTCCTTTTTTCCCTCATTTATTGAAAAGTATGGCATTTTTTGCGGATTGGGATCTCAATATAAAAGCTCGTGGAGATGTTGAAGTTGATTTTCACCATCTCGTTGAAGATATTGGTATTGTATTAGGAGAAGCTTTTCGAGCTGCCATTGGTGAAATAAAAAATATTCAGCGTTACAGTAACCAGTTTATTCCCATGGATGAGGCTTTGAGCATGGTTTCTATTGATGTGGGTGGTCGACCCTTCCTCTATTACGATGTCCCAATTGGCTCTCAATTAGTTGGTGATTTTGAGGTTGCTTTGATTGAAGAATTTTTAAGAGCTTTTGCCAATCATTCACAAATTACTATACATAGCAAACTATGGTGGGGTAAAAACGGACATCATATCTTAGAATCTCTTTTCAAGGCTTTAGGAAAAGCTTTAAAAGAAGCTGCAAAATTAAATGGTGAAACAATTCCCTCCACCAAAGGAATCATATAGGAGATTATTAAAAAATGATTGTCATTGTTGATTACGGAATAGGTAATTTGCACAGCGTTTCAAAAGCTTTGGAAAAATTAGGATTCAAGAACCAAATCAGCCAAGACCCAGATTTGGTTGAAAAAGCTCATGCTCTTATCCTCCCTGGGGTTGGATCTTTTGGTGAAGCGATGGAACAAATGGAAAAAAATAATTTCATTGAGGCTATCTGCAACTCGGTTCAAAAAGGGAAACCAATTTTAGGTATTTGTTTAGGGCTACAACTTCTTTTTGAAAAAAGTCAAGAATCGACGAAGAAAAAGGGGCTATCACTCATCAAAGGAGAGGTGCGAAAACTTCCACCAACCAATAAAGTTCCTCACATGGGTTGGAATAAAATTCTTTTCACTAAAAAAAAGGCACTCTCGGGATTGATACCCGATGGCCGTTTCTTTTATTTTGCCCATTCTTATTACGTAATACCGGAATCAAAAGAATGCATTGTCGGAATCAGCAATTATAATGTGGTTATTCCGGTTATTATCAATCAGGATAATATCTGGGGAGTGCAATTTCATCCGGAAAAAAGCTCAAAATGGGGAATCCATTTTCTCGAAACCTGGGCAAAGAGAGTTATCCCATGATATTTCCCATTCCAGCTATTGATATCATCAACGGACATTGTGTTCGCTTAGAAAAAGGCGATTATTCACAAATGAGCATATACAGTGATTCTCCATTGGAAATGGCATTGCATTGGGAAGAAAAAAAAGCTCCAATGCTTCACCTGATCGATTTAGACGGTGCAAAAATTGGTAAACCAGTGAATCATCCTCTATTTCAGAAGATCATTCAATCGGTTCAAATTCCAGTAGAGGTGGGTGGCGGTATCCGAAGTCTTTCCACTTTTCTCTCTTATCTCGATGCCGGTGCTCAACGAATAATCTTTGGAAGTATCGCCATCAAAAATCCAAATCTCATCGAGGACTGCCTTAAAAGAAATCAAGAAAGTGTGGTGATAAGTATTGACTCCCGAGGCGGCATGGTAGCCCTTCAGGGTTGGACCGAAAAAACGACCGTTTCGGCCGTTGACCTCACCAACCAATTAAAAAACCTCGGCGTGATCAATTTTATATTTACCGATATCGAACGGGATGGTGCTCTTCAGGGAGTTGACGTAGATCGCATTCAAAATTTTCTTCAAAAAACCGAAGTTCCGACTTTCATTGCCGGAGGAGTTACTACTCTCGAGGATGTGTTACAGCTCAAAAAATTGAATCCTTGGATAAAAGGTATTATTTTAGGAAAAGCACTCTATTCGGGTGCATTAAAATTTGAAGAAGTTCAGAAAATTCTTCAGGAGGAAGAAAAGTGCTCGTTAAGAGAATAATCCCTTGTTTAGATGTCAAAGAAGGAAAGGTTGTCAAAGGAATTCACTTCGAAAATCTGAAGGATGTCGGTGACCCGGTCGAGCTTGCCAAGCGCTATGAAGAAGAAGGCGCAGACGAATTAGTATTCTTGGACATCACCGCATCCTATGAAAAAAGAGAAACCATGGTGAATATTGCTGAAAAAGTTGCTGAGAATATCTACATGCCCTTTACCGTTGGAGGTGGAATCAGTACTCCTGAACACGTCAGCAATCTTCTCAAAGCAGGAGCCGACAAAGTATCCATCAATACTGCAGCGGTGCTCAATCCCGATTTGATTGCCCAATTGTCTGAAAAATTTGGAAACCAATGTGTCGTAGTTGCCATTGACGTCAAAAAAACCTGGGATCGTATCACCCGTCGTAGCTATTGGGAAGTCTACATCAATGGAGGAAGAACGCCAACCGGAAAAGACGCAATAGCCTGGGCGAGTCAAGTTGAAAACCTCGGAGCTGGTGAAATTCTTCTCACCAGCATGGATACCGACGGTACACAAAATGGGTATGATTTATTCCTCACCAGGAAAATCGTTGACAGCGTAAATATTCCAGTAATCGCTTCTGGCGGAGCTGGAAAATTAGAGCATCTTCTGACAGT
Protein-coding sequences here:
- a CDS encoding tetratricopeptide repeat protein gives rise to the protein MRNNLMTGFFILTLLLFFCSTSFALGAFDQAQIYLERGDVDRAIHTLKPLTSSSNEDELSQVVEVLYTLYSEKGQTQDAIEVLQIFIEKFPRTQLAYLYRYWIAKTEEESKKYQESLKLLQKIASEYPSDISDPYNIRQQAMEDIALHQEYYFGNYPAAIESYLMILTQYPAYEEKSRILLQVANCYEKTDQFDKAMESYQKIRFQETDPYYLDLAELRIEYLQSDPTWARKNAAILIKELRDAFEKKDLKTIESLAKKGDFWTGQMFSEFDIVSFSQIVQYFSTYLTQSPLQVHPAQKRENEYILKITSWGDPDFSTLYLYIVKGIYGWEWSKIVLSNPEIECQANNFGDT
- the hisB gene encoding imidazoleglycerol-phosphate dehydratase HisB; translated protein: MQKREALKKRTTLETDIEIYIHLDGHQQINFDLPIPFFPHLLKSMAFFADWDLNIKARGDVEVDFHHLVEDIGIVLGEAFRAAIGEIKNIQRYSNQFIPMDEALSMVSIDVGGRPFLYYDVPIGSQLVGDFEVALIEEFLRAFANHSQITIHSKLWWGKNGHHILESLFKALGKALKEAAKLNGETIPSTKGII
- the hisH gene encoding imidazole glycerol phosphate synthase subunit HisH, yielding MIVIVDYGIGNLHSVSKALEKLGFKNQISQDPDLVEKAHALILPGVGSFGEAMEQMEKNNFIEAICNSVQKGKPILGICLGLQLLFEKSQESTKKKGLSLIKGEVRKLPPTNKVPHMGWNKILFTKKKALSGLIPDGRFFYFAHSYYVIPESKECIVGISNYNVVIPVIINQDNIWGVQFHPEKSSKWGIHFLETWAKRVIP
- the hisA gene encoding 1-(5-phosphoribosyl)-5-[(5-phosphoribosylamino)methylideneamino]imidazole-4-carboxamide isomerase: MIFPIPAIDIINGHCVRLEKGDYSQMSIYSDSPLEMALHWEEKKAPMLHLIDLDGAKIGKPVNHPLFQKIIQSVQIPVEVGGGIRSLSTFLSYLDAGAQRIIFGSIAIKNPNLIEDCLKRNQESVVISIDSRGGMVALQGWTEKTTVSAVDLTNQLKNLGVINFIFTDIERDGALQGVDVDRIQNFLQKTEVPTFIAGGVTTLEDVLQLKKLNPWIKGIILGKALYSGALKFEEVQKILQEEEKCSLRE
- the hisF gene encoding imidazole glycerol phosphate synthase subunit HisF, which gives rise to MLVKRIIPCLDVKEGKVVKGIHFENLKDVGDPVELAKRYEEEGADELVFLDITASYEKRETMVNIAEKVAENIYMPFTVGGGISTPEHVSNLLKAGADKVSINTAAVLNPDLIAQLSEKFGNQCVVVAIDVKKTWDRITRRSYWEVYINGGRTPTGKDAIAWASQVENLGAGEILLTSMDTDGTQNGYDLFLTRKIVDSVNIPVIASGGAGKLEHLLTVFREGGADAALVASIFHYKNFTIQDAKAFLKKRGIPVRIEEP